A part of Chthonomonadales bacterium genomic DNA contains:
- a CDS encoding sugar transferase, with product MLTARSADLPLSSLSSAIAVQEPPSASGRAAAPCAGIPLKAVPYARAKRVLDVVVSVVLLALSSPLLLVIAALVKRTSRGPVFFRQTRAGLGGRHFTLYKFRSMCAEAESLRASLQHLNEVSGPIFKMKRDPRVTRVGAVLRKFSLDELPQLWNVLRGDMSLVGPRPPVPWEVEQYGAWEKGRLAVKPGLTCLWQVGGRSNVGFEHWMELDHAYIDTMTFWGDVKLLLQTVPAVIFARGAH from the coding sequence ATGTTGACCGCTCGCTCCGCGGACTTGCCGCTCAGCTCACTCTCCTCTGCCATAGCGGTTCAGGAGCCGCCCTCGGCTTCCGGTCGCGCGGCCGCCCCGTGCGCGGGCATCCCGCTGAAGGCCGTTCCCTACGCCCGGGCGAAGCGCGTTCTAGACGTGGTCGTGTCGGTCGTCCTCCTGGCGCTCAGCTCGCCGTTGCTGCTCGTGATCGCCGCGCTCGTGAAGCGTACATCGCGCGGCCCGGTGTTCTTCCGCCAGACGCGCGCGGGGCTCGGCGGTCGCCATTTTACCCTGTATAAGTTCCGGTCGATGTGCGCCGAGGCGGAGTCGCTGCGCGCCTCGCTCCAGCACCTCAACGAGGTCAGCGGCCCTATCTTCAAGATGAAGAGGGACCCGAGGGTGACCCGCGTGGGCGCCGTTCTGCGCAAGTTCAGCCTCGACGAACTGCCCCAGTTGTGGAATGTGCTCCGTGGCGACATGTCGCTGGTCGGGCCTCGTCCCCCGGTGCCCTGGGAGGTCGAGCAGTACGGCGCCTGGGAGAAGGGGCGGCTTGCCGTCAAGCCGGGCCTGACCTGCCTCTGGCAAGTCGGTGGCCGCAGCAACGTGGGCTTCGAGCACTGGATGGAGTTGGACCACGCCTATATCGACACGATGACGTTCTGGGGGGACGTGAAGCTGCTGCTCCAGACGGTGCCCGCAGTGATTTTCGCGCGGGGCGCCCACTGA
- a CDS encoding radical SAM protein, translated as MLNYENPGRVWHVYVKPLLRYATPRKAWNALRTEWAYRCRRDDVRTLPYILHVEPVYHCNLHCPLCERELHPDPRPKPARRLSLDLYERVLDELGDYLFQCHIFGLGEPLIDWPLTREVIERTHRRRIFTLVSTNCTLVTPRMADEIAASSLDYLVCAIDGVTQASYGAYRVGGRVEVALRNLWLLADARRRQRSRLEIEWQFLVNAHNVSEIPRARAMAREMGVRLRLAPMRGMEWEPALERKWLPHAPEWGHMRQDPDAPRHGWHCYWLWRGAVVRSDGELARCPVYQNLGRMGNLADRSVMSLYNGESSRRARQLFRRGPVAPGDFPLPCRNCNQYRREHGGAYRARSGVIALTAREATEEEDRTRDGASP; from the coding sequence GTGCTTAACTACGAGAATCCCGGGCGGGTCTGGCACGTCTACGTCAAGCCTCTCCTCCGGTACGCCACGCCCCGCAAGGCGTGGAACGCCCTCCGCACGGAGTGGGCCTACCGGTGCCGGCGGGACGACGTGCGCACGCTCCCGTACATCTTGCACGTCGAGCCGGTCTACCACTGCAACCTGCACTGCCCCCTCTGCGAGCGGGAGCTGCACCCCGACCCCCGGCCGAAGCCCGCGCGCCGGCTCTCGCTCGACCTCTACGAGCGCGTGCTCGACGAGCTCGGCGACTACCTGTTCCAGTGCCACATCTTCGGCCTGGGCGAGCCGCTCATCGATTGGCCGCTGACCCGCGAGGTGATCGAGCGCACGCACCGGCGGCGCATCTTCACCCTGGTCAGCACCAACTGCACACTGGTGACTCCGCGCATGGCCGATGAGATCGCCGCCTCCAGCCTGGATTATCTGGTCTGCGCGATCGACGGCGTTACGCAGGCGAGCTACGGGGCCTATCGGGTCGGGGGCCGGGTCGAGGTGGCGCTCCGGAACCTGTGGCTTCTGGCCGATGCGCGACGCCGGCAGCGCAGCCGACTGGAGATCGAGTGGCAGTTCCTGGTGAACGCGCACAACGTGTCGGAGATCCCGCGGGCCCGCGCGATGGCGCGGGAGATGGGCGTGCGGCTCCGGTTGGCGCCGATGCGGGGGATGGAGTGGGAGCCGGCTCTGGAGCGGAAGTGGCTTCCGCATGCGCCGGAGTGGGGGCACATGCGCCAGGACCCCGACGCGCCGCGGCACGGATGGCACTGCTACTGGCTGTGGCGCGGGGCGGTGGTGCGCTCGGACGGCGAGCTGGCACGGTGCCCGGTCTATCAGAACCTCGGCCGAATGGGTAACCTGGCGGACCGTTCCGTGATGTCTCTCTACAACGGCGAGTCCTCGCGGCGGGCCCGGCAGCTCTTCCGCCGCGGGCCGGTGGCGCCGGGCGACTTCCCGCTTCCCTGCCGCAACTGCAACCAGTACCGGCGCGAGCACGGGGGAGCCTACCGGGCGCGCTCGGGGGTCATCGCGCTCACCGCACGGGAGGCCACCGAAGAGGAGGACAGGACGCGCGACGGCGCCTCCCCATGA
- the fkp gene encoding bifunctional fucokinase/L-fucose-1-P-guanylyltransferase (functions in salvage pathway converting L-fucose to GDP-L-fucose; contributes to fucosylated cell surface in Bacteriodes fragilis), with translation MRDATSIESLISLPEAMSRAFSSVDSRRAARWFAGCDPPGERIGSGAGTAHLLAQAWRGGGREVSFGEWLRRSRKLVIHGGGQSRRLPAYAPVGKPFIPIPVMRWSTGHRLDQDLLDLQAASYRRVLAHAPGGAAVMVASGDVLLRFAEELPPFPEADVVALGMRVEPAIAQHFGVFFLSRGADNELAFMLQKPGEEEIRELGEEYAFLVDTGMWLLGERAVELLMARSGWDAGRGDFEGGRPRPYELYAGLGLALGSCPRARDPLVSGLRCAVASMPEPEFYHLGSSRQLVEAVWALQNQGRQHTALALRAHPDQITQNSRVDPPIRQSANRTLWIENAVVPASWHLASEHVLTGVPENAWDLRLEPGVCLDFVPVRPEGFCVRVYGIDDPFRGAVSDAGTTWLGRPAAAWFAARGIALDEAGIAPDLDLQEAPLFPVVGEAALEPRFIEWLFQGAPLESPEPRALWLASIRLSAEQIRDRVDVAALLGRRAANRELALRTMYANRRTSVFYRLDLEETARIPAESGAPLPEEEPRPEEPPLARMHEHMWRAAVRRHRGEPGDAEEAAAFACLREALVAPVRSAPVLPACGVLADQIVWGRSPVRLDLAGGWTDTPPYCLQHGGRVVNVAAELNGQPPIQVFARLSERPEIVVRSIDLGAAERIERYEQLAEYARPGSEFALAKAALALAGFLPEFHAEGGCGSLRAQMEAFGGGIEISLLAAVPQGSGLGTSSILAATLLGTLGELCGLGWDAREVMRRTLALEQLLTTGGGWQDQAGGVLRGVKHVATQPGVAQEMTFRWLPEHVFSAEGPRRCVLLYYTGLTRLAKGILQEIVRGMSLNAGERLEVLRSIGANADFAADAIQRGDWERVCEAVRRSWRLNRRLDAGTDPPEVRAVLEPVEDCLAACKLLGAGGGGYLLMLARDEEAAGRVRRILTERPPNARARFVDVRVSQTGLEVTRS, from the coding sequence AGTGGCTGAGGCGCTCGCGCAAGCTGGTGATCCACGGCGGTGGCCAGAGCCGCCGGCTGCCGGCCTATGCGCCCGTGGGCAAGCCCTTCATCCCCATCCCCGTGATGCGCTGGTCCACCGGTCACCGGCTCGACCAGGACCTTCTCGATCTGCAGGCCGCCTCCTACCGGCGGGTGCTCGCCCACGCGCCCGGCGGCGCGGCCGTCATGGTGGCGAGCGGCGACGTGCTGCTGCGGTTTGCCGAGGAGCTCCCGCCCTTCCCGGAGGCTGACGTGGTGGCGCTCGGGATGCGCGTGGAGCCGGCGATCGCGCAGCACTTCGGCGTCTTCTTCCTGTCGCGCGGCGCGGACAACGAACTGGCCTTCATGCTGCAGAAACCGGGCGAGGAGGAGATCCGCGAGCTCGGCGAGGAGTACGCGTTCCTGGTCGACACGGGGATGTGGCTGCTCGGGGAACGGGCGGTGGAGCTCCTGATGGCGCGCTCCGGGTGGGACGCCGGGCGCGGTGATTTCGAGGGCGGCCGCCCGAGGCCGTATGAGCTCTACGCCGGCCTGGGCCTGGCGCTCGGGAGTTGCCCGCGCGCGCGTGACCCCCTGGTGAGCGGCCTCCGGTGCGCGGTGGCCTCCATGCCGGAGCCGGAGTTCTACCATCTGGGCTCCAGTCGGCAGCTCGTGGAGGCGGTATGGGCGCTACAGAACCAGGGCCGGCAGCACACGGCGCTCGCGCTGCGGGCGCATCCCGACCAGATCACGCAGAACTCCCGGGTCGATCCGCCGATTCGGCAGTCGGCGAACCGCACGCTCTGGATCGAGAACGCGGTTGTGCCGGCGAGCTGGCATCTGGCCTCCGAGCACGTGCTGACGGGCGTGCCGGAGAACGCCTGGGACCTGCGGCTGGAGCCCGGAGTATGCCTGGATTTCGTGCCAGTGAGGCCGGAGGGGTTCTGTGTGCGCGTCTACGGCATCGACGACCCTTTCCGCGGCGCGGTATCCGATGCGGGCACTACCTGGCTCGGCCGGCCTGCCGCTGCGTGGTTCGCCGCCCGCGGCATCGCCCTCGATGAGGCGGGGATCGCGCCAGACCTCGACCTTCAGGAGGCTCCGCTCTTCCCGGTCGTCGGCGAGGCGGCGCTGGAGCCGCGATTCATCGAGTGGCTCTTCCAGGGTGCGCCGCTGGAGAGCCCGGAGCCTCGCGCTCTCTGGCTTGCTTCCATCCGGCTCTCGGCGGAGCAGATCCGCGATCGAGTCGACGTCGCGGCGCTCCTTGGCCGGCGCGCCGCCAACCGCGAGCTCGCGCTGCGCACGATGTACGCCAACCGCCGGACGAGCGTCTTCTACCGGCTCGACCTGGAGGAGACGGCCCGGATCCCGGCGGAATCGGGCGCGCCGCTGCCGGAGGAGGAGCCCCGGCCGGAGGAGCCGCCGCTCGCGCGCATGCACGAGCACATGTGGCGCGCGGCGGTGCGGCGGCACCGGGGCGAGCCCGGCGACGCCGAGGAGGCCGCCGCGTTCGCCTGCCTGCGCGAGGCTCTGGTCGCGCCGGTCCGAAGCGCTCCGGTGCTGCCGGCCTGCGGGGTGCTCGCGGACCAGATCGTCTGGGGGCGCTCACCGGTGCGGCTGGACCTGGCGGGCGGGTGGACCGACACTCCGCCCTACTGTTTGCAGCATGGCGGGCGCGTGGTGAACGTGGCGGCGGAGCTCAACGGGCAGCCGCCCATCCAGGTGTTCGCCCGCCTGTCGGAGCGGCCGGAGATCGTGGTGCGCTCGATCGATCTGGGGGCGGCGGAGCGCATCGAGCGCTACGAGCAGCTCGCGGAGTACGCGCGGCCGGGGAGCGAGTTCGCGCTGGCGAAGGCGGCGCTGGCGCTCGCCGGATTCCTGCCGGAGTTCCACGCGGAGGGCGGATGCGGGTCGCTGCGCGCGCAGATGGAGGCGTTCGGGGGCGGGATCGAGATCTCGCTGCTGGCGGCGGTGCCGCAGGGCTCCGGGCTCGGGACGAGCAGCATCCTGGCCGCCACGCTCCTGGGGACGCTGGGCGAGTTGTGTGGTCTGGGCTGGGACGCCCGCGAGGTGATGCGGCGCACCCTCGCCCTGGAGCAGCTCCTGACGACGGGGGGCGGCTGGCAAGACCAGGCGGGAGGCGTGCTGCGGGGCGTCAAGCACGTCGCCACGCAGCCGGGAGTCGCGCAGGAGATGACCTTCCGGTGGCTGCCGGAGCACGTCTTCTCCGCGGAGGGGCCGCGCCGGTGCGTGCTGCTCTACTACACGGGGCTCACGCGCCTGGCGAAGGGTATCCTGCAGGAGATCGTGCGCGGGATGTCCCTCAACGCTGGCGAGCGGCTGGAGGTGCTGCGGTCCATCGGCGCCAACGCCGACTTCGCGGCGGACGCCATCCAGCGCGGCGACTGGGAGCGGGTGTGCGAGGCGGTGCGCCGGAGCTGGCGCCTGAATCGGCGCCTGGACGCGGGGACGGACCCGCCGGAGGTGCGGGCGGTGCTGGAGCCCGTGGAGGACTGCCTGGCGGCGTGCAAGCTGCTGGGTGCGGGCGGGGGCGGCTACCTGCTGATGCTGGCCAGGGACGAGGAGGCGGCGGGGCGGGTGCGGCGCATCTTGACGGAGCGCCCGCCGAACGCGCGTGCCCGGTTCGTGGACGTGCGCGTCTCGCAGACCGGCCTCGAGGTGACCAGGAGCTAG